The proteins below come from a single Oxyura jamaicensis isolate SHBP4307 breed ruddy duck chromosome 1, BPBGC_Ojam_1.0, whole genome shotgun sequence genomic window:
- the GPR143 gene encoding G-protein coupled receptor 143, protein MASPRLETYCCPNRDAATQLVMNFQPEVFCGVCIGSASVSVLLTVLQLLPKKGQILRKMPKASSSSTILLLISVCDILGGLGVIFRSSVWLGFPGFIANISVANGTDMGPSAFCVGSAMWIQLLYSAGFWWLFCYAVDSYLVVRRSAGLSTIVLYHMMAWGLAVLLCVEGVALLYYPSLSSCEKGLEHAIPHYITTYAPLLLVLVVNPILFKRTVSAVASLLKGRQGIYTENERRLGTEIQMRFFKIMLVFIVCWSSNIINESLLFYLEMQPDINEMPLKNLRSAALITWIIMGILNPMQGFLFTLAFYGWTGCRVDLQWQKREIPWESMSSSTVGENAYPSPVNYQTNLHDPKKLSTTDSQQTDEAISMLSEGNTSGDDRLTRSSPIYQGW, encoded by the exons ATGGCTTCTCCCCGGTTAGAAACCTACTGCTGTCCAAACCGGGATGCAGCCACGCAGCTCGTGATGAACTTCCAGCCCGAGGTCTTCTGCGGGGTCTGCATCGGCAGCGCCTCCGTCAGCGTGCTGCTGACcgtcctgcagctcctgccaaagAAGGGACAGATCCTGCGGAAGATGCCCaaagcctcctcctcctccaccatcCTTCTCCTTATCTCTGTTTGTGACATCCTCGGTGGCTTAG GTGTGATCTTCAGATCGAGTGTCTGGTTGGGCTTTCCAGGCTTCATCGCCAACATCTCAGTGGCCAACGGGACCGACATGGGGCCCTCTGCATTCTGCGTGGGGAGCGCG atgTGGATCCAGCTGTTATATAGTGCTGGCTTCTGGTGGTTGTTTTGCTACGCTGTCGATTCTTACTTGGTGGTAAGAAGATCAGCAGGACTGAG TACGATCGTGCTGTACCACATGATGGCCTGGGGCCTGGCGGTCCTGCTCTGCGTGGAGGGAGTGGCGCTGCTCTACTACCCGTCCCTTTCCAG ttgtgaaAAAGGCCTGGAGCATGCAATCCCCCACTACATCACAACCTACGCTCCactcctgctggtgctggtggtcAACCCGATCCTGTTTAAAAGGACAGTATCTGCAG TTGCCTCTTTGCTGAAAGGCAGACAAGGGATTTACACGGAGAATGAGAGACGTCTGGGGACAGAGATCCAGATGCGCTTTTTCAAAATTATGCTGGTATTCATTGTTTG CTGGTCATCTAATATCATCAACGAGAGCCTTTTGTTCTATCTTGAAATGCAGCCAGATATCAATGAAATGCCTCTGAAAAACCTTAGAAGTGCTGCACTGATCACATGGATTATAATG GGGATTCTTAACCCGATGCAAGGCTTCCTCTTCACGTTGGCTTTCTATGGCTGGACGGGATGCAGAGTGGACCTGCAAtggcagaagagagaaatacCCTGGGAATCGATGTCCTCATCGACTGTGGGTGAAAATGCCTATCCCTCACCTGTGAACTACCAAACCAACCTCCACGATCCAAAGAAGTTATCGACAACTGACAGCCAGCAGACTGATGAGGCTATAAGCATGTTGTCTGAAGGTAACACTAGTGGTGATGACAGGTTAACCAGGAGCTCTCCCATCTACCAAGGCTGGTAG